The genomic window TCAGAATTCGTGGAAATGTTCGTCGGTGTGGGTGCATCCCGTGTGCGTGACCTCTTCAAAAAAGCCAAAGATAATGCCCCATGTCTAATATTTATCGATGAAATTGACGCAGTAGGTAGACAACGGGGTGCTGGAATCGGTGGCGGTAACGATGAGCGCGAACAAACCCTCAACCAACTCCTCACCGAAATGGATGGTTTTGAAGGTAACACAGGCATCATTATTATTGCTGCCACTAACCGCCCCGATGTTCTAGATGCAGCGCTGCTCAGACCAGGACGCTTTGACAGACAAGTGATGGTGGATGCACCGGATCTTAAAGGAAGACTGGAAATTTTGAAAGTCCACGCGCGGAATAAAAAAATTGATCCTGGCGTATCATTAGAAGCGATCGCTCGCCGCACTCCTGGTTTTACTGGCGCAGATTTAGCCAACTTACTCAACGAAGCTGCCATTCTCACAGCTAGGAGGCGCAAAGAAGCTGTCACCCTTTTAGAAATTGATGCTGCTGTGGATAGAGTCGTTGCCGGTATGGAAGGTACCGCCTTGGTAGACAGCAAGAGCAAGCGCTTGATTGCCTATCATGAAGTTGGACATGCTTTAGTGGGCACATTGCTCAAAGACCATGACCCTGTGCAAAAAGTTACACTCATTCCACGGGGACAAGCACTGGGATTAACTTGGTTTACTCCCAACGAAGAACAGGGGTTAATTTCCCGTTCCCAACTCAAAGCCCGAATAACTGCTACTTTGGGTGGTCGCGCCGCCGAGGAAATTGTTTTTGGTAAGCCAGAAGTGACCACAGGTGCAGGGAATGACCTGCAACACGTGACAACTATGGCCCGGCAGATGGTGACCCGGTTCGGGATGTCAGAATTAGGCCCATTATCCTTAGAAAATCAGAGTGCAGAGGTATTTTTGGGACGCGATTGGATGAATAAATCAGATTATTCTGAGGAAATTGCCGCCAAAATTGATTCGCAGGTGCGCGAAATTGTTAACAATTGCTATATCAGATCAAAAGAACTGTTGCAACTCAACCGCATAGTTTTGGAGCGTTTAGTAGATTTGTTAGCAGAACAGGAGACTATTGAAGGTGATTTATTCCGCAAAATTGTTGCCGATAATGCTCAGGTAGCGGATGCAAAATTGGCTGTACCTCATTAGGGAATAGGCAAAACGTCAATAGTCAATCAACTTTAGACTAGTACAGTGTGGCGTCAGTTTGCCTACCTTTAACAAGGGATTTTGTCCGATCGCAATTTGTTCGGGAATCACCCAACCATGTACCCAACGAATAATTGCCCCTTGTTAGCTAGCTGGATTTACGCCGTGGTGTACTAGTAAAAATCCAAAAGCTCAGATTCCCGACTTTTTAAAGAAGTCGGGAATCTTTTTGTACAAAAATCAGAAAGCTACCTCAGCCTTTCCACGGCTTAAACACCTTGTTAGTTGATAAATACGCTTGACTAGCTACTTCGTTGTTTGAGACAGACGCTTTACTGATGACCTCTGTTCAGATAAGACTGCGACCGATACTTGCTCCACCGTCGACAAATAAGGTTTGTCCGGTGATGAACGCTGCTTCCTCAGAACAGAAGAAGGCGATCGCGGCAGTAATATTTTTGAGCTGACCGAACCGACCCATTGGAATCATGCCGGTTGTTTTATTTTCGCCGTGCTGTACTATAGCAATCCTAAATCATTCGTGAAAAGTTAGATCCCGGACTTCTCATAGAAGTCCGGGATCTGGACACCGCAAATTTGAACGAAATCAGATAGGACTGCTATAGTCGCTTTCCATTCTCCTTAATCTCCGTAGACTGACAGGATGAATATTGCAAAGTACACAACCTCATGTTATGTATGCAATGTCTTTTTTTCCAGTGGGCTACGGACGGTTGATCTGAGATAGATGCTTCTTAAGGGCAGCATACATACTACATACTGAGCAATCAATCAGTTTGCAATACTTAATGTTCGAGAAACTAATAATTAGTATTTCATGATATTGTGATCTCCAGTACATATTTTTTTGTATCCATCGTGTAAACTTTATCTGCGGAGTAACATTGCTAGATAAATTTATGATAATTCGAGCGCCAAGCAGCAGCATTCCTAATTCTGCTGTGGTATTAACCTAACTTAAAGTTCTGTTATTTCATTCCTTTTAGAGGAACTATAGCAATCCGATTTGATTTTTGAAAAAATCTAAGTATATGTAGGGGAGCCAGCCGTCTGGGCGGGTTTCACGACTTGAGCGGACTGGCGTTGTGTTATCGCGTAGCGTAACGCACCTAGAATCAGAGGTGGTGCGTTAGCCTTTGGCATAACGCACCCTACGTATATTTCAAAAATCAAATATCAGTCCTATAGTAGGCAACTAGAGCGTAAGTTTAGTTGCTGCCAAAGCATTCCATTATTAGATTCAGTGTCTAACAAGAGGTGAATACCTGGGAGCCAGACACGAGTACTTCAAAGCTTTATGGGGAAAGTATTTTATCGATCTGCCATCCTTTGTATTTTTTGGGAGGATGTCAGCGGTTGAAAGTAAACATGCTGTTGTCTACTCATCAGATATTTGCCACGTAGCCATGAAGGTTTGACCAAGATGTGTCAGGCATTTGAGTAGTTAGGAATTAGCCAAGCGATCGCAGCAGTAGTGAAAGTAATAGCTGACGTTACATGAAAAGCCATTAATTATACGCAAATCAGCAATCACATTATAAAAAAGAAAAAAGCATATGAGCACAACACGCAAGTTTCGTTTAGGTGCATTTATTCAAGCCACTGGTCATCACATATCCGCTTGGCGTCACCCCAATTCACAAGCAGATGCTGGATTTAATTTCGAGCATTACAAGGAAATTACCCAGACTGCCCAACGCGGCTTGTTCGATGCAGTTTTCCTTGCTGATAGCCCAGGAGTCTGGGGCGGCGCTCCAGAAACTCAGCATCGCAACGGTAAAATCGTCCATTTCGAGCCGGTCACCCTCTTCTCAGCCTTGTCCTCCGTGACCCAAAACATCGGCTTCATTTCCACCGCCTCGACTACCTATGAAGAACCCTACACCCTGGCGCGGAAGTTTGCCTCCCTCGACTACTTGAGTAATGGCCGGGCGGGGTGGAATGTAGTCACCACAGGGAATGAGAATGCTGCTCTTAATTTCGGACTTGAGCATCACCCAGAACATAGCCAGCGTTATGAACGCGCCGAAGAGTTTGTGGAAGTCGTGAAAGGATTGTGGGATAGCTGGGAAGATGATGCTTTCATCCGTGACAAAGAATCTGGGATCTATTTCGACCCAGATAAACTACATACACTCAACCACAAGGGCAAATATTTTTCTGTAAAAGGCCCTTTAAATGTCGGTCGTCCGCCCCAAGGCTACCCAGTGATTGTTCAGGCTGGAGCCTCCGAATCAGGACGGGACTTGGCTGCACGCACTGCCGAGGTAATTTTCACTGCCAATCAAACCCTAGCCGATGCCCAAGAATTTTATGCTGATGTCAAAGGTAGGCTAGGGAAATATGGGCGCTTCCCAGACGATCTAAAAATTATGCCTGGTGCTTTCCCAATCATTGGCCGTACCGAAGAAGAAGCTCAAGAGAAGTACGAATTCCTGCAATCACTGATTCATCCCGATGTCGCCTGGGGGATTTTAAAGAACTATTACAACGGTGTGGATCTGGCGAAATATTCTTTAGATGATGTGGCTCCCGAACTACCCAGCGACACCAACACCAACAAAAGTCGTCTCAAACTAGTCAGGGATTTGGCTACTCGTGGAACTCTCACACTGCGCCAATTGTATCTCTCTCTTGCCACCGCACGAGGACATCGCACCATACTTGGTACTCCCGAAACCATTGCTGACCAGTTAGAAGAATGGTTCAACAACGGTGCGGCAGACGGCTTTAATATCATGCCACCAATCCTCCCCACAGGATTAGATGACTTCATTAACCTAGTCGTTCCCATTCTCCAGAAACGCGGATTGTTCCGTACTGAATACGAAGGCAGTACCTTGCGTGAAAACCTGGGATTGCGTCGTCCGGGCAATCGTTTTGCCGCCAAACAAGTGGATGAAAAATTGGTGTTGGCATAAATGACTTTTAATATCTGCACTGTGCTTAAGCAGCCTACCTTCTGTAGATCGCCGCCCTATAGAATCTGAAGATTGTAGCCAAAAACTTGACACAAATAGGACTTACGCAAAAAAACTCTCAAACTCTTATTCCTCCGTGTCCTCTGCGTCCTCTGTGGTTCGATTTTCCGTTACCTGTGCGTAAGTCCTGAACAAAATATGCTTACTCCCTTGCCTTTTCCTTGGCAACGGGGAGGCAGTCTGTTGTGCGGCTTTGCAGACATGGACTAATACAAATTAACCAGCATCCAATGCTGCGAGAAAAACCCTGTAATTTTTTTTTAAGGAAAAAAACATGAGTGAATATAGCCGATTGAAGACTTCGCGCTCTGCGGCAATCAAAGCAACCCTCGATTATCCAGTAATCGACACCGACGTTCACACCAATGATTTCACACCGGCATTTGAGGATTACATCGCCAATTACGGCGGCGTAAAACTGGTAGATGAATTACGTAAGACCGAAGCTTCGCGTCTCAACTCCAAGAGTGGGGGTAAAGACTGGTATCAACAAACCCCTGAAGAACGTCACTACAACCGCACAATCCGATCGCCTTGGTGGGCCAGAGTCACCAAAAACACACTGGATCTCGCTACTTACACCCTCCCCGGACTCCTCTATGAGCGTCAGGCGGAGCAGGGGTCAGACTATTCGGTGCTATTTCCGAACAATGTCCTGGCACCGGCTGGAGCCAGTCCAGAGAACCGTCAGGCACTGCAACGTGCGGTCAATCACTATCATGCTGATATCTACCGGAAATATAGCGATCGCCTGACACCGGTAGCTGGCATCCCATTAACTACTCCCCAAGAAGGGATTGAGGAGCTAGAGTTTGCTGTGAAAACACTGGGATTAAAAGTTATTAATATTACTGGGGGTGTGAAACGGCCAATTAAAGCGATCGCTGATAAATATCCAGCGGATAAATTCCCGGAAATCGCCAAGTATGCGTCTTATATCGACTTTTATGGACTGGATAGTGAATACGACTACGATCCCTTCTGGGCCAAAGTCGTTGAACTAGGCGTACCCGTCACCACCCATTATGGCAGTCAGGGTTGGACTGGACGCTCCTCCACTAGTAACTACATGAACAACCATATCGGCCACTTCGCCGATGGTTCGGAAGCCTTTGCTAAGGCGCTGTTCTTCGGCGGTGTTACCAAGCGTTTTCCGCAGTTGCGAGTAGCTATGCTCGAAGGTGGCGCAGCTTGGGGTGCCAACGTCTACATACATCTGGTGGATCGATTCTCCAAGCGCAATCTGAAGGCGCTGCAAAACTACAATCCAGCGCTGACGAATGCCGATGAGCTGTTTGAGATATTTGAGCGCTACGGTGCGGAAATTACTCAAGGGCATTCCCTCGACAAGGAGGAATTGACCAAGAGCGTCTTGGGATCTTCATTCAGCCGTTTTAGTCGGGCGCCGATTGGTAGCGAGTTGGAGGATTTTGCAGCGGCAGGCATTGAAACAACCGAGGACATCCGCGATCGCTGGGTGAACAGTTTCTTCTTTGGTTCCGAGTCCGACGATCGCACGATCGCTGCGGCATTCAACGACAAAGCTAATCCCTTGGGAGTCAAAATTAACGCGATCTATTCCTCCGATGTTGGTCACTGGGATGTGCCAGACCTCACCGCCCCCTTGGCTGAAAGCTGGGATTTGGTGCAAGAAGGCGTTATTTCCGAAGCCGACTTCAAGTCTTATGTATTCGCTAATCCCTACAAGTTTTACACCCAAGCCAACCCCGAATTCTTCAAGGGTACGGCGATCGAATCCAAGGTAGGTAACACCGAATTTAAACAAGTGGACAAGAGCCTGGTGGTAGTTTAAAAGGCAAAATGAGGGAGAAACATGAAGAATATTCTCCCTCATCACCTTCTTCGATAACAAAGATATACACTTTCAGCCTGGGAGATCGACATGACGATAACGACTGACCCTGATGTTGGGGCCCGCGAGGCGCTACGCCTAATCGGCCCCGATCCCGATAACTGGATACCCGACCGCCCAGGCGTCGATCACAACGTCACGGTGGTGGGTGGCAGCGGCAGTGGCAGCACCTTTGCATTTGCGCTGCGGCGCGCCGGCATCGGCCGCGTAACGGTGATCGACGCGGCCGACGACGAGGCTCATGCCGGCGTGTGGCTCAACCGAGCGCGGATGAATAAACTACGCACGCCGAAGAACCTGCCTGGCCACGAACTTGGGATTCCAGCGCTGTCGTTCCAAGCTTGGTACGAGGCGCGGCACGGTACTGAGGCATACGCAGCGATCGACCGCATCCCCCGGTTGGCGTGGGCTGAGTACCTCAGCTGGTATCGGCAGTTTTTGGGCATCCCGGTTCGATACCGGACACGGCTGGTGCGGATCGAGCCAGCAGAAGGTTTCTTTCGCCTGCACCTTGAGGTGAATGGTGTCGCGCAGGTGGAAACCACGCGCAAGATCATCTTTGCCAACGGTGTGGCTGGCACTGGTGGCCCCTACGTGCCATCGGTGCTAGCTGGACTGCCACGCACGCTGTATGCACACACCGCCGATGCCATCGACTTTACGGCGCTGCGCGGCAAGACTGTAGCAGTGCTGGGCGCTGCGGCCTCGGCCTTCGACGCCGCAGGAGTGGCGCTCGAATCGGGAGCAAAGGCGGTGCATCTGTTCGCGCGGCGACCAGCGATCGCATCACTGCCTATAATTCGCGTGCGCGGGTATCCTGGCGCTTACTACAACTATCCAGAACTGCCTGATGCAGCTCGCTGGTTCCAGGCTTGGCGTTTTCGCAAAGTTGGTTCTACGCCCCCACCCGACGCGATTGAGCGGGCGATCGCTTTCCCGAACTTCCACCTACACCTGTCCGCAACATGGAGATCAGCGCATGAGCAGGGTAACCGCATCGTCGCGCAGGTGAACGACGATGTTTTTGAGTTCGATTTTGCGATTGCAGGCACCGGCTACTTCGTTGACCCGACGAAGCGGCCTGAACTAGCCGACTTTGCACACCACATCGCCCTCTGGCGCGATCGCTACGAACCACCAACTGACCAGCGCGACGATGAGCTAGGCACGCACCCCTACCTCGGCAGCGCCCATGAATACCAGGAGAAGGTGTCTGGTAGCGCACCTTACCTGAACGATATCCACGTCTTCAACCCAGCCGGCTTTGTGAGCTTCGGTCTGCCCATTGGCGACGTGCCCAGCATTCGGCGCGACGTGCCGGCGGTGGTGGCACGCATCAGCCACGACTTATTCTTCGCCGACTGGGCGCTACACGAGGCACGCATCACAGGCGACAACATCGCGCCAGACTTTGATGCCTCGCTGTACGCAGCCGCATTATGGAAACAGCCAGCCAAGGCGGCAGTTAGCTAAGGAATGCGTAGTACACAGGAATTTTAGATTTTAGATTTTGGATTTTAGATTCAATTCCAATCCAAAATTGCAAATCCAAAATCCAAAATTGAATTGCCCAAATCAAATTAGGAGTCACAACTATGCCTGTTGAACAACGTCACGACACCAGCAATGGTTCCTTGCCTTATCTTTTCTCGCCTGTTTCTGACAATGCCAACAAACCTGCAACCCTCGTGCTGTTTCTGCATGGAGCACGCGATCGCGGGACGGATCTGAATGTGCTACTAAAATGGGGTCTACCTCGTTTTGTGGATTTATCCAACTCGTTACCTTATGTCTTCGCCGCACCCCAGATTCCGGCCGAACAGACTTGGGTAGATCGAGCAGATGATGTGCTTGCTTTGCTCGATGAACTGATCGCCTCCCAGCCCATTGATCCAGCGCGGGTGATATTAGCCGGGTTCAGTTTAGGCTCGGCGGGTATTTGGCATCTCGCTGCTTTGCATCCCGATCGCTTTGCAGGTCTAGTAGCAGTATCTGGCCGTGTACCCAAGTCATTAGGAGAAACCGAACTAGCTGCACTCAAAGACATTCCCGTTCAGATATTCCAAGGTGGACAGGATAAAAATCTGCCGATTGAGGATACAGAACATTTTGTTGAGCGCTTACGCAAAGTAGGGGGAAAAGTCGATTTGACTGTGCTGCCGGAAGGTGATCATTTTATTGCAGATGAGGTATACAGCGATCCGAAGTTGCAACAGTGGCTAATTTCACAGAGCCCTCGTGAAATTTCTGTAGTTGTCTAATGGATTATGTCTTACGCACCACCCGATCACTGGAATCAAGTCTTTGCTAAATGGAAGGATGCTGGCACCGATCTAGATTGGGGAACCCAATGGACGAAAGTTCACCTTCCGTTCCTCAAATCCGCCAACGTTAAAACTGTGCTTGACCTTGGTTGCGGGACAGGGAACGACGTGTTACGTCTTGTAAGGCAAGGTTTCACAGTAATTGGTGTGGATTTTTCAGATGAAGCAGTGCAACAAGGACACGAGAAAGCAAAAAAGCTAGGACTAAGCGCACAGTTTGTAGTTGCGGATATGGCAAAACGTTTGCCTTTTGATAGTGCAACATTGGATGCTGTCATGTCCAATGTTGCCATCCACATGTTTTCAGATCAGATTACACGCCAGTTGTTTAAAGAAATTCGACGAATAGTACGCCCCAACGGATTATTTGTTTTCCATGTTAATTCTACAGAAGACGCTTTAGTTCGGGCAGAACGCCACCCACCCATACGCGAAATCGAGCCAAATTACTTTCTAGAACATGATGGACAAACTATGCATTTTTTCTCTAAAGAATATTTGCTAGACCTTTTATCTGACTGGAAAGATGTAGAGCTAAAACATTACGAAATATTGCATGAGCAAACAGGCAAGCCGTTTAAAAGAGTTTGGTGGGGTAAGGCAATACAGCCTGACTAATCGCCTCGTTAAGAGTTTTAAGAATGGGATGTATTACGAGAGGGCTGCTGCGTCTGGATGGGAACCAGTCAATATATTAATATCTTCGTGAGATGGAAAATAGAATCATGAACATAATGCTTCGTCCCAAGTCAAAACCGAACTTTTTCGCCAAAATTCAGTTGACTTATGTCAGATTCTCGCAAAGAAATCAGAATTTGTTTTATTGGTGAATCGTTTGTCAATGGCACAGGTGATCCAGAGTTTCTGGGTTGGACAGGTAGAGTGTGCCGCAATGCTGAGTCAAGAGGATACGCTATCACCCATTACAATTTGGGGGTGCGGGCAGAGACGAGTCGGTTTCTCAAACAACGTTGGTACTCAGAAGTCTCCTATCGTCTCCCAAGAGAATCCGATGGTCGAGTAGTGTTTTCCTTTGGCGTAAACGATTCAGGATGGGCGGGTAAACAGCAAGGAATCGAATTGTCAGAGTCGATCACAAATGCTCGCACTATCTTAAGTCAAGCAAAGCAACTCTATCCGATCTTGATGGTTAGTCCGCCACCCTGTGGTGATGTCGCTCAAGAAAAAAGAAATCAAATTCTCGCAAATCTGTCACAGGAATTTGCATTAGTTTGTGATCAACTAGATGTTCCGTATCTCGATGTGTTTTCCAGTTTGGTGAAGTCACCAATCTGGCTAGCAGAAGCAAAAGCCAATGACGGCGCTCACCCAAAAGCAGATGGTTATGCAGAATTTGCAGCGCTCGTACAAAACTGGGAAGGTTGGTTAAATTGGTTCACACCTTAAAAAATGCTGACATCGTTATCCTATTGGTTAATCATGGCTTAGTACAATTTTGCGTAAAAGCGTAGCGTTTTTAATGCATCGGCACGCATTGGCATTGTATCGGGATGCATTAACATTGTATCGGCACGCATTAACATTGCATCGGCACGCATTAACATTGCATCGGGATGCATTAACATTGTATCGGCACGCATTGGCATTGTATCGGGACGCATTAACATTGCATCGGGATGCATTGGCATTGCAAGGTATTGCCTTTCATTAATTCGCTACAAATTAATGAAATCTGTACTTAGTCGATGTGTTGCATAGGCTTTTAGTTGTGCGTTAGCGTTCGCGTAGCGTCTCGTAGAGAAGCGGGGCGGAACGCACGTCGCATTTTATTTAGAAATTTCAACACTTTCTCAATCAAATACTTTCAATCAACAACATCTCTATGACCTTACCAACCACCAAGCTCGGTAAAACTGGATTGACAGTTTCCCGCCTTTGTCTCGGCACCATGACCTTCGGATTGCAGACCGACGAAGAAACTTCCAGAGACATCCTCGACACCGCTGCTGATGGCGGTATCAACTTTTTGGATACAGCCGACGTTTATCCCCTTGGTGGCGGGCTTGCTACTGCTGGTAGCACCGAAGAAATCGTTGGGCGCTGGCTCAAAGGCAAACGCGAACATTTTATCTTGGCTACCAAGTGCGTCGGCCGCGTTGGCCCTGCACCTTGGGATCAGGGGGCTTCGCGTAAACATATTCTGGATGCGATCGATGCTTCCCTGCGGCGGCTGGGAACTGATTACATCGACCTGTACCAATTGCACTCCGACGATGCCTCAACCCCCCTCGATGAAACCCTGGAAGCGCTAGACGCGGTGGTTCGTGCTGGCAAGGTGCGCTACATCGGGGTTTCCAACTTCTTAGCCTATCGACTCGCCCGCGCCTTGGGTCGCGCCGAGACGCGCAATCTAACTAGGTTCATCTCAATTCAGCCCCGCTACAATCTGTTGTTCCG from Nostoc sp. UHCC 0926 includes these protein-coding regions:
- the ftsH gene encoding ATP-dependent zinc metalloprotease FtsH, giving the protein MTNLGKKALVKRQSSKRVAWVGALAASLIMLPGIFVSTPVLAQKAESTSLNYGDLLKKAKAGEVEKVEIDETEQLARVYLKGQKENTPPQQVALLAQNTELINILKDKNVDFGEVSSAKSRAAVGLLINLMWILPLLALMLLFLRRSTNASSQAMNFGKSRARFQMEAKTGVKFEDVAGVEEAKEELEEVVTFLKQPERFTAVGARIPKGVLLIGPPGTGKTLLAKAIAGEAGVPFFSISGSEFVEMFVGVGASRVRDLFKKAKDNAPCLIFIDEIDAVGRQRGAGIGGGNDEREQTLNQLLTEMDGFEGNTGIIIIAATNRPDVLDAALLRPGRFDRQVMVDAPDLKGRLEILKVHARNKKIDPGVSLEAIARRTPGFTGADLANLLNEAAILTARRRKEAVTLLEIDAAVDRVVAGMEGTALVDSKSKRLIAYHEVGHALVGTLLKDHDPVQKVTLIPRGQALGLTWFTPNEEQGLISRSQLKARITATLGGRAAEEIVFGKPEVTTGAGNDLQHVTTMARQMVTRFGMSELGPLSLENQSAEVFLGRDWMNKSDYSEEIAAKIDSQVREIVNNCYIRSKELLQLNRIVLERLVDLLAEQETIEGDLFRKIVADNAQVADAKLAVPH
- a CDS encoding SDR family oxidoreductase: MAIVQHGENKTTGMIPMGRFGQLKNITAAIAFFCSEEAAFITGQTLFVDGGASIGRSLI
- a CDS encoding LLM class flavin-dependent oxidoreductase, coding for MSTTRKFRLGAFIQATGHHISAWRHPNSQADAGFNFEHYKEITQTAQRGLFDAVFLADSPGVWGGAPETQHRNGKIVHFEPVTLFSALSSVTQNIGFISTASTTYEEPYTLARKFASLDYLSNGRAGWNVVTTGNENAALNFGLEHHPEHSQRYERAEEFVEVVKGLWDSWEDDAFIRDKESGIYFDPDKLHTLNHKGKYFSVKGPLNVGRPPQGYPVIVQAGASESGRDLAARTAEVIFTANQTLADAQEFYADVKGRLGKYGRFPDDLKIMPGAFPIIGRTEEEAQEKYEFLQSLIHPDVAWGILKNYYNGVDLAKYSLDDVAPELPSDTNTNKSRLKLVRDLATRGTLTLRQLYLSLATARGHRTILGTPETIADQLEEWFNNGAADGFNIMPPILPTGLDDFINLVVPILQKRGLFRTEYEGSTLRENLGLRRPGNRFAAKQVDEKLVLA
- a CDS encoding amidohydrolase family protein gives rise to the protein MSEYSRLKTSRSAAIKATLDYPVIDTDVHTNDFTPAFEDYIANYGGVKLVDELRKTEASRLNSKSGGKDWYQQTPEERHYNRTIRSPWWARVTKNTLDLATYTLPGLLYERQAEQGSDYSVLFPNNVLAPAGASPENRQALQRAVNHYHADIYRKYSDRLTPVAGIPLTTPQEGIEELEFAVKTLGLKVINITGGVKRPIKAIADKYPADKFPEIAKYASYIDFYGLDSEYDYDPFWAKVVELGVPVTTHYGSQGWTGRSSTSNYMNNHIGHFADGSEAFAKALFFGGVTKRFPQLRVAMLEGGAAWGANVYIHLVDRFSKRNLKALQNYNPALTNADELFEIFERYGAEITQGHSLDKEELTKSVLGSSFSRFSRAPIGSELEDFAAAGIETTEDIRDRWVNSFFFGSESDDRTIAAAFNDKANPLGVKINAIYSSDVGHWDVPDLTAPLAESWDLVQEGVISEADFKSYVFANPYKFYTQANPEFFKGTAIESKVGNTEFKQVDKSLVVV
- a CDS encoding FAD-dependent oxidoreductase, yielding MTITTDPDVGAREALRLIGPDPDNWIPDRPGVDHNVTVVGGSGSGSTFAFALRRAGIGRVTVIDAADDEAHAGVWLNRARMNKLRTPKNLPGHELGIPALSFQAWYEARHGTEAYAAIDRIPRLAWAEYLSWYRQFLGIPVRYRTRLVRIEPAEGFFRLHLEVNGVAQVETTRKIIFANGVAGTGGPYVPSVLAGLPRTLYAHTADAIDFTALRGKTVAVLGAAASAFDAAGVALESGAKAVHLFARRPAIASLPIIRVRGYPGAYYNYPELPDAARWFQAWRFRKVGSTPPPDAIERAIAFPNFHLHLSATWRSAHEQGNRIVAQVNDDVFEFDFAIAGTGYFVDPTKRPELADFAHHIALWRDRYEPPTDQRDDELGTHPYLGSAHEYQEKVSGSAPYLNDIHVFNPAGFVSFGLPIGDVPSIRRDVPAVVARISHDLFFADWALHEARITGDNIAPDFDASLYAAALWKQPAKAAVS
- a CDS encoding alpha/beta fold hydrolase; protein product: MPVEQRHDTSNGSLPYLFSPVSDNANKPATLVLFLHGARDRGTDLNVLLKWGLPRFVDLSNSLPYVFAAPQIPAEQTWVDRADDVLALLDELIASQPIDPARVILAGFSLGSAGIWHLAALHPDRFAGLVAVSGRVPKSLGETELAALKDIPVQIFQGGQDKNLPIEDTEHFVERLRKVGGKVDLTVLPEGDHFIADEVYSDPKLQQWLISQSPREISVVV
- a CDS encoding class I SAM-dependent methyltransferase; amino-acid sequence: MSYAPPDHWNQVFAKWKDAGTDLDWGTQWTKVHLPFLKSANVKTVLDLGCGTGNDVLRLVRQGFTVIGVDFSDEAVQQGHEKAKKLGLSAQFVVADMAKRLPFDSATLDAVMSNVAIHMFSDQITRQLFKEIRRIVRPNGLFVFHVNSTEDALVRAERHPPIREIEPNYFLEHDGQTMHFFSKEYLLDLLSDWKDVELKHYEILHEQTGKPFKRVWWGKAIQPD
- a CDS encoding GDSL-type esterase/lipase family protein — protein: MSDSRKEIRICFIGESFVNGTGDPEFLGWTGRVCRNAESRGYAITHYNLGVRAETSRFLKQRWYSEVSYRLPRESDGRVVFSFGVNDSGWAGKQQGIELSESITNARTILSQAKQLYPILMVSPPPCGDVAQEKRNQILANLSQEFALVCDQLDVPYLDVFSSLVKSPIWLAEAKANDGAHPKADGYAEFAALVQNWEGWLNWFTP
- a CDS encoding aldo/keto reductase gives rise to the protein MTLPTTKLGKTGLTVSRLCLGTMTFGLQTDEETSRDILDTAADGGINFLDTADVYPLGGGLATAGSTEEIVGRWLKGKREHFILATKCVGRVGPAPWDQGASRKHILDAIDASLRRLGTDYIDLYQLHSDDASTPLDETLEALDAVVRAGKVRYIGVSNFLAYRLARALGRAETRNLTRFISIQPRYNLLFREIERELLPLAKEEGLGVISYNPLAGGLLTGKHILAKGPTSGTRFTLGAAAERYQDRYWHDREFNTVEELRTVADLAGLSLTTLAVAWVLSNPIITAPIIGASRPEQLADSLKAVELKLDDSLKQKLDDLTAEYRRGDSLR